One Lachancea thermotolerans CBS 6340 chromosome B complete sequence genomic window, AAGAAAGAGTTGAGGAGTACTCACTGCATGCATCGCAAGAAGATGACCAAAGCTTGACCCTTCCGCGCGATATATATCCTAACAAATTTTTATACCAGATAAGTCGACATAGAGCGCCCCTGTTCGCTACTAGCTTGGAGCTGGTTTTGTGCACTCTTTTGATACGTTACTTTATGAAAAAGAATGACAGCTCAGCAAGATTTGAAGCCGTGTCAAGTGTTGTATCATTTGGATTACCTCTTGGACTGAGTTTATTCTCTGGTATGGTACACCTAGTCCACAATTGTGGAAAGGCTCCAGTGAACAGAGTGCGCTTTATGGAAGAAATAATAGCAGTAGAACCAGGAACTGAAACAAGAAAGTGGGACAGCATAGCCGCTAGATTGAACGCGATTTTTTACTCTAATAATTCACTAGCGACTCCGCACTTTTTTTATGATGGAAATGCATGTTATTTTTATTTCAGGCTCCACTACGTGAggcctctttttgagaagaaagaatCTAGTTACGCTTTTAGAGAGTTTCCTGATGAGTTTAAGGCACTAATTCACCAAGCTATGGAGGCGTACAAAAAGGGACTTGACAAAGACTGGCAGCGCCTGCTCAACACCGGTTCTTCTCTAGGAATCAGAGCGTCGACGTCTGAAAAAATGACATAAGCGCTTGTCGTCTATGAATGCCTCCTGCTCggtcttgttttttctgttGATAAAGAGACCCTTGATTTTCCTGATGTCGCTTACCTTAGGGTTGCAAGGACACGAGGACATTCAAAAGTCCTGTGTGCTAATAGAGGCGGAC contains:
- a CDS encoding KLTH0B10252p (some similarities with uniprot|P36034 Saccharomyces cerevisiae YKL219W COS9 Protein of unknown function member of a family of conserved often subtelomerically-encoded proteins); translated protein: MMREERVEEYSLHASQEDDQSLTLPRDIYPNKFLYQISRHRAPLFATSLELVLCTLLIRYFMKKNDSSARFEAVSSVVSFGLPLGLSLFSGMVHLVHNCGKAPVNRVRFMEEIIAVEPGTETRKWDSIAARLNAIFYSNNSLATPHFFYDGNACYFYFRLHYVRPLFEKKESSYAFREFPDEFKALIHQAMEAYKKGLDKDWQRLLNTGSSLGIRASTSEKMT